The proteins below are encoded in one region of Festucalex cinctus isolate MCC-2025b chromosome 2, RoL_Fcin_1.0, whole genome shotgun sequence:
- the LOC144013688 gene encoding uncharacterized protein LOC144013688 isoform X2, translating into MWYTLKAGIFSATSIFFRSVFELLLFFDEQDFHEEPLKHFSVKFQECHVALLRHQNVHLLKVEPLLRVGGAWASITLKQILSESSVPQNEVDRFLSSELPVFLELRVRYLLSCERVSEALALAKCCIRHPAAGKHLFFLQVYLTWLYKTQYNQLLKEVVDLTGKDAVHIICSLEYEVTNEMLLALCQVFLSQQLCRGDMYYLWELVFVWSQLHNRLNTSKQAFREESRQLMLSATNVNSVFPFVRVVIQELGEDGVQFCVELCTDALKSCLPCDILTKSLIYKTIAGLLPNDLEVCRACALLVFFLERTVEAYKMVHFLYMLPDQDYHVEHSPIRNQIRFETLQVLKKDLHFDPEFWNLVALRANCLKLMNEKVVDDSLELMEETWVPNYCAKEFSFVESTSTGSTDDGIAKKPNNNDGHKEIISAEAPKKLKLGQGKTGLNDSNAVKKANHRSRYTKEASSQPSRRSFWQLDRIHDIRSGQLRRVTRLSEKDRPKRRIQKPKWLLEDSGNLQESRRKKHSLRHLRVHRSSALKRSENGQLKNSTQPKVPVNSCTKHERGFPLDSVEPASAPQIILELSLPDNELMGNFTEDCNRQKSCPPMLFYKQTLKLPDSSHPVKLMSGKEVILRARDATMLVQLLHCYARRPKRRGNGSNIHGSVSTITRSSAHANPPKEPQRGLCEKPNAETRAGLSSEDADATKHPEPPSPVLQLPAKELLENAEIKKVVSSDKFGVLKGTETDILDKTAHSTNTDQVHTTVKSIEFSDEPSVEMKVIFASQSPPVGKVRQQPTTASTEVSQTCNPQSSEIEDTEYTSSASGPLIIPNADSPCHMPLEDKPAAVNIDEEQNNPKPLFPHSENGETCIEKAKDVTEDSQHEQSNHVDISALATKIVTQMTPVELPQDMENCKQPTDTDSKESVLQNTSNVVNASSHTVPEPSTTGNMQGNDHTRSADEDGDDDFEDDETIETEESRLEYCCTYCQKDFKGRRVVIHAMFHFRRDECMFCGTKFKDDLLAMMHLSDHIDKLKRSKALATNKAQQTGVSETKDLSQPKTSAKPNVPNRLSDHHISMRLRKSSVCNKSVSHPEAHLLLESRNLRSNDKPVDSHFVQTNKQNECNDIKSPDHKVNGLNGTKNQFDQMKRTNSKAEDKQTPLTHSSKDKAGNCKVNHMMPKSCDSFASLVQKRKHIECFKDDVNKDKKVIEEKRVEHLEKVDCPADGCTWSMDLSKNRVAFLYHALDHHYGDIKPLELSFKVTSNKCSICKRVLWSFEHFQHHVERHRLSPRHPCLHLGCTARFKTGNEMRRHARKHSPLQAVCCLPGCSKLFICLWALNLHEKEHYTSKPTKPVQTVDMQTDDKSNCMQVEAVTSAMKGTFSQSPRKLRHASYDTTAEVASVLPPSVKSFVVEEELKTRSESKHSVLKNLSNKDTATQSSSHSLNLRLRKCQTSKVNQVATKGLGLPFIKHRNKLRHNLKKKQVNANQTEMVPKRKRGRPRKFKKATHDDKMTKSQNSQSLNSEIPDGSETTVSSTVSNKLDIKATQKQVNNAGRMTEMIHQKSKSKKSVSANTRSSRVERKISLDRSAPLTMASQSSMVHAHKLRVINLRKRCASKDSESSGASRAKTRRVALRKGPHRESQLPAVSREPASLTFDVAERSGDKKVVKTHSSISSPTDGAPAVTPVNMKKTVTEKKKSEKTRHWKVAGTKKSDATVCSNFEKKPNEEPKNVIRESTGSTTFNLNTTSKEKSSDVTSEVSSSTTTNLRGTSKEEPSNFTSDTSSSTSTNLKQKFVEEPSDVTSDGFSSTTDTLKQRSVEQPSDVTSDGSSSTTDTLKQMSVEQPSDVTSEFSSSTTVNVEEESIEETSNVNCDGSSSTTASLKLKSVEEPSGVMSDGSNSTTANLERESIEETSNVTNDGSNSTTVNLEEESIEETSNVTRDGSSSTTATLKQRPMEELSDVTSDGFSSTTANFERKSMEETSNETNDFSSSISSNLKRKSKEECSNETSDDSKSNTSNLKRKTKEQPTNVTSDGSSSNPANLKKKSKKKPLNMTSNGSSSTTSNLKRNSKKKSSNVSSDCSSSNTSNLKRKSKENPLNLKNNGSRSTMSTVQAEQTAHKRTSKSKCMQVRRNKAAAKGIKEGERKSSKKRPPPVQRTAKLATESKTEASKGSEVKVGEVDNCAGEKVHENITPVCAEDSCGYLLKAGFIKVCERPTFSIDTLAEYGKKHMRAPPTAYLDEKYTAMPKRRKVATPPDFSPEEDPVTATPQKQRCANCFMTFNCAEELQSHLQRCSNLFGFDSDDEGNS; encoded by the exons ATGTGGTATACACTAAAGGCTGGCATTTTCTCAGCAACCTCCATTTTTTTCAG GAGTGTTTTTGAGTTGCTGCTTTTCTTTGATGAGCAAGATTTCCACGAAGAGCCATTGAAACACTTCTCTGTTAAATTCCAG gaATGCCATGTTGCCCTTTTAAGGCATCAGAATGTTCACTTACTTAAGGTTGAGCCTTTGCTTCGTGTAGGAGGTGCTTGGGCCAGTATAACCTTGAAGCAAATACTCAGCGAATCCAGTGTACCTCAGAATGAAG TGGACAGGTTCCTCAGCTCTGAGTTGCCAGTGTTCTTGGAGCTTCGGGTGCGCTACCTTCTTTCCTGTGAGCGCGTCAGTGAGGCTTTAGCCCTGGCTAAGTGTTGTATTCGTCATCCAGCGGCAGGGAAACACTTGTTCTTCCTCCAGGTCTACCTCACATGGCTTTACAAAACGCAATATAATCAGCTGCTGAAAGAG GTTGTTGACCTCACTGGTAAAGATGCAGTGCACATCATCTGCAGTTTAGAGTATGAAGTAACAAATGAGATGCTGTTAGCCCTCTGCCAGGTGTTCCTCTCCCAACAACTCTGCAGGGGAGACATGTACTACTTATG GGAACTTGTTTTTGTATGGAGTCAACTTCATAATCGGCTGAATACTTCCAAACAAGCTTTTCGAGAGGAAAGCCGTCAGCTAATGCTATCTGCCACCAACGTCAACTCAGTCTTCCCATTTGTCAGAGTTGTAATACAAGAG CTAGGTGAAGACGGGGTCCAGTTTTGCGTGGAGCTTTGCACAGATGCCTTGAAATCTTGCCTCCCATGTGACATTCTCACCAAGTCGCTGATCTACAAAACTATTGCTGGCCTGCTCCCCAACGATCTGGAAGTGTGTCGGGCATGCGCGCTCCTAGTCTTCTTCTTGGAACGAACTGTGGAAGCCTACAAGATGGTGCATTTCCTCTATATGCTTCCCGACCAAGACTACCATGTCGAACACAGTCCCATCAGAAATCAAATCCGATTTGAAACACTGCAG GTCTTGAAGAAGGACCTTCACTTTGACCCAGAGTTTTGGAACCTTGTTGCTTTGCGTGCCAATTGTTTGAAACTGATGAATGAGAAAGTAGTTGACGATTCCCTCGAACTTATGGAGGAAACATGGGTCCCAAATTACTGTGCCAAAGAGTTTTCTTTTGTTGAAAGCACATCAACAGGAAGTACTGATGATGGAATAGCAAAAAAGcctaataataatgatggaCATAAAGAAATTATCTCTGCGGAAGCACCCAAAAAACTCAAGTTGGGCCAAGGCAAAACAGGACTGAATGATAGCAATGCTGTGAAAAAGGCTAACCACAGGTCACGATATACAAAGGAAGCATCATCTCAGCCTTCGAGGCGTTCATTTTGGCAGCTTGACAGGATACATGACATACGGTCTGGGCAGCTAAGACGAGTTACGCGACTATCCGAAAAAGATCGTCCAAAACGAAGGATTCAAAAACCTAAATGGCTACTGGAAGATTCTGGCAATCTGCAAGAGTCGAGGCGTAAGAAACATAGTTTAAGACATCTAAGGGTCCATCGGTCGTCTGCCCTCAAGAGGTCCGAAAATGGGCAGCTCAAGAACAGCACCCAACCTAAGGTGCCTGTAAACTCTTGCACCAAGCATGAGAGAGGATTTCCACTGGACTCTGTTGAACCAGCATCTGCTCCACAAATAATTCTGGAGCTGTCGCTGCCAGACAATGAGTTGATGGGAAATTTCACTGAAGATTGCAACAGACAGAAAAGCTGTCCTCCGATGCTCTtttataaacaaacattaaaacttCCTGATTCCTCCCATCCTGTGAAGCTGATGAGTGGAAAAGAGGTCATCCTTAGAGCAAGGGATGCAACTATGCTTGTGCAGCTTTTACATTGTTATGCTCGCAGGCCCAAAAGAAGGGGTAATGGGTCAAATATTCATGGATCGGTATCAACAATCACACGCTCATCTGCACATGCGAATCCCCCCAAAGAACCACAGAGAGGGCTTTGTGAAAAACCTAATGCTGAGACACGGGCTGGTTTGAGCTCGGAGGATGCAGATGCAACTAAACATCCAGAACCACCGAGCCCAGTTTTACAGTTGCCAGCAAAAGAACTTTTAGAAAACGCAGAGATTAAAAAAGTGGTTTCTTCTGACAAATTCGGTGTATTAAAGGGAACAGAAACTGATATTTTAGATAAAACTGCTCACTCTACAAACACAGACCAAGTCCATACCACAGTTAAATCCATAGAATTCAGTGATGAACCTTCTGTTGAGATGAAGGTGATTTTTGCTTCACAAAGCCCTCCAGTGGGGAAAGTCAGACAACAGCCCACTACAGCTTCCACTGAGGTTTCTCAGACCTGTAATCCACAAAGCAGTGAAATAGAAGATACTGAATACACCTCATCAGCCTCCGGTCCATTAATTATTCCAAACGCTGACTCTCCATGTCACATGCCTCTCGAAGATAAACCAGCTGCTGTGAACATAGATGAAGAACAAAATAACCCAAAGCCACTTTTCCCTCATTCTGAAAATGGTGAAACATGTATTGAGAAGGCCAAAGATGTCACGGAGGATTCACAACATGAACAGTCTAACCATGTTGACATTTCAGCCTTAGCAACAAAAATAGTCACTCAGATGACTCCTGTTGAACTTCCTCAAGACATGGAGAACTGCAAACAACCCACAGACACCGATTCCAAGGAATCAGTGCTTCAAAATACAAGCAATGTTGTAAACGCCTCCAGTCATACAGTGCCAGAACCATCAACCACTGGTAATATGCAAGGAAATGATCACACAAGATCAGCCGATGAAGATGGCGATGATGACTTTGAGGATGATGAAACAATAGAAACAGAGGAATCCAGGTTGGAGTACTGCTGTACTTATTGTCAAAAAGATTTTAAGGGCAGACGTGTAGTAATACATGCTATGTTCCATTTCCGTAGGGATGAATGTATGTTTTGTGGGACCAAGTTCAAAGATGACCTACTGGCTATGATGCACTTGTCTGATCATATTGACAAGCTCAAAAGAAGCAAGGCGTTAGCCACTAACAAAGCTCAACAAACCGGTGTGTCAGAGACCAAAGATTTATCCCAACCTAAGACCTCTGCCAAACCTAATGTTCCCAACAGGCTGTCTGACCATCACATTAGTATGAGGCTGAGGAAGTCCTCTGTCTGTAATAAATCTGTTAGCCATCCAGAAGCACACTTGCTATTAGAATCAAGAAATTTGCGATCAAATGACAAGCCAGTCGATAGTCATtttgtacaaacaaacaaacaaaatgagtgCAATGACATCAAATCTCCCGACCACAAGGTAAATGGACTTAATGGCACAAAGAATCAGTTTGACCAAATGAAACGGACCAACTCAAAAGCTGAAGACAAGCAGACACCTCTAACACACAGTTCTAAAGACAAAGCAGGCAACTGCAAGGTGAATCACATGATGCCCAAATCTTGTGACTCCTTTGCATCACTGGTTCAGAAGAGGAAACACATTGAATGTTTTAAGGATGATGTAAACAAGGACAAGAAGGTCATTGAGGAGAAAAGGGTAGAGCATTTAGAGAAAGTTGACTGTCCAGCAGATGGATGTACTTGGTCTATGGACCTTTCTAAAAACCGTGTTGCTTTCCTCTACCATGCTCTGGACCATCACTACGGTGACATCAAACCTTTAGAGCTGTCCTTTAAAGTCACAAGCAACAAATGCAGTATTTGCAAGAGAGTATTATGGagttttgagcattttcagcATCATGTGGAAAGGCATCGGCTCAGTCCTCGGCATCCTTGTCTTCACCTTGGTTGCACTGCCAGATTCAAAACCGGAAATGAAATGAGACGACATGCCAGAAAACACAGTCCACTGCAGGCAGTGTGCTGCTTACCTGGTTGTTCTAAACTATTTATTTGTCTCTGGGCACTGAACCTTCATGAAAAAGAGCACTATACTTCCAAACCCACCAAGCCAGTACAGACTGTGGACATGCAGACTGACGATAAATCTAACTGCATGCAGGTAGAAGCTGTAACCTCTGCTATGAAAGGGACTTTTAGCCAGTCGCCTCGTAAATTAAGGCATGCATCTTATGACACAACAGCAGAAGTTGCCAGTGTTCTTCCTCCCAGTGTAAAATCATTTGTGGTGGAAGAAGAGCTGAAAACGAGAAGTGAGTCCAAGCATTCAGTTTTAAAGAATCTCTCTAACAAGGACACCGCCACACAGTCCAGTAGTCATAGTTTGAATCTGAGGTTAAGAAAATGTCAAACATCAAAGGTTAATCAGGTGGCTACCAAAGGTCTGGGATTACCTTTCATTAAACACAGAAACAAATTGAGGCATAACCTCAAGAAAAAGCAGGTCAATGCTAACCAAACTGAAATGGTCCCTAAAAGAAAAAGAGGCCGACCACGAAAGTTTAAAAAAGCAACACATGATGATAAGATGACCAAGAGCCAAAACAGTCAAAGTCTAAACAGTGAAATCCCAGATGGTTCTGAGACAACAGTGTCTTCAACGGTTAGCAACAAGTTAGACATTAAAGCAACACAGAAGCAAGTCAACAATGCTGGCAGGATGACTGAAATGATACACCAGAAATCAAAGTCCAAAAAAAGTGTGAGTGCGAACACCAGGAGTAGTCGTGTTGAACGGAAAATTTCCTTGGACAGAAGCGCTCCTCTAACTATGGCATCTCAGAGTTCAATGGTCCATGCACATAAATTAAGAGTTATTAATTTGAGGAAACGCTGTGCTTCAAAAGACAGCGAGTCTTCAGGAGCCAGTAGGGCAAAAACGAGAAGGGTTGCACTCAGAAAAGGTCCCCACAGAGAGTCTCAATTGCCAGCAGTTTCAAGGGAGCCCGCATCGTTAACGTTTGATGTAGCCGAGAGGTCTGGCGATAAAAAGGTAGTGAAAACGCATTCTTCCATAAGCAGCCCTACTGATGGTGCTCCTGCTGTCACTCCAGTGAATATGAAGAAGACTGTAACTGAAAAGAAGAAATCAGAAAAGACACGTCATTGGAAGGTTGCTGGTACAAAAAAATCAGATGCTACAGTATGCtccaattttgaaaaaaagcccAACGAAGAACCTAAAAACGTGATAAGAGAGAGCACCGGTTCTACCACGTTCAATTTGAATACAACGTCAAAGGAGAAATCTTCAGATGTGACAAGTGAAGTCTCCAGTTCCACCACAACCAATTTGAGGGGAACATCCAAAGAAGAACCTTCAAATTTCACTAGTGATACCTCCAGTTCCACTTCGACCAATTTGAAGCAAAAGTTTGTGGAAGAACCTTCAGATGTGACGAGTGATGGCTTCAGTTCCACCACGGACACTTTGAAGCAAAGGTCTGTGGAACAACCTTCAGATGTGACGAGTGATGGCTCCAGTTCCACCACGGACACTTTGAAGCAAATGTCTGTGGAACAACCTTCAGATGTGACGAGTGAGTTCTCCAGTTCCACCACAGTCAATGTGGAGGAAGAATCAATAGAAGAAACTTCAAATGTGAACTGTGATGGCTCCAGTTCCACCACAGCCAGTTTGAAGCTAAAGTCTGTGGAAGAACCTTCAGGTGTGATGAGTGATGGCTCCAATTCCACCACAGCCAATTTGGAGAGAGAATCAATTGAAGAAACTTCAAATGTGACAAATGATGGCTCAAATTCCACCACAGTCAATTTGGAGGAAGAATCAATAGAAGAAACTTCAAATGTGACCCGTGATGGCTCCAGTTCTACCACGGCCACTTTGAAGCAAAGGCCTATGGAAGAACTTTCAGATGTCACGAGTGATGGCTTCAGTTCTACCACAGCCAATTTTGAGAGAAAATCAATGGAAGAAACTTCAAATGAGACAAATGATTTCTCCAGTTCCATCTCCTCTAATTTGAAGAGAAAGTCCAAGGAAGAATGTTCAAATGAGACAAGTGATGACTCCAAGTCTAACACATCCAATTTGAAGAGGAAGACAAAGGAACAACCTACAAATGTCACTAGTGATGGCTCCAGTTCCAACCCAGCCAATTTGAAGAAAAAGTCCAAGAAAAAACCTTTAAATATGACAAGTAATGGCTCCAGTTCTACCACGTCTAATCTGAAGAGAAATTCCAAGAAAAAATCTTCAAATGTGAGTAGTGATTGCTCCAGTTCCAACACGTCTAATTTGAAGAGGAAGTCAAAGGAAAATcctttaaatttgaaaaataatgggTCCAGGTCAACAATGTCAACTGTTCAAGCTGAACAGACAGCACACAAACGTACTTCAAAGTCAAAATGTATGCAGGTTAGGAGAAACAAAGCGGCTGCCAAGGGAATTAAAGAAGGTGAAAGAAAGTCAAGCAAGAAAAGGCCACCTCCAGTCCAACGTACTGCAAAACTAGCAACTGAGTCTAAAACTGAAGCTTCAAAGGGCAGTGAAGTGAAGGTCGGCGAAGTGGACAATTGTGCTGGAGAAAAGGTACATGAAAATATAACACCTGTGTGTGCCGAAGACAGTTGTGGTTACTTGCTGAAAGCAGGGTTCATAAAAGTTTGTGAGAGACCCACATTTTCCATCGACACTCTGGCCGAGTACGGAAAGAAGCACATGCGTGCGCCTCCCACGGCCTACCTCGACGAGAAGTACACCGCCATGCCCAAAAGAAGGAAGGTGGCGACGCCGCCTGACTTTTCGCCTGAGGAGGATCCCGTTACTGCCACTCCACAGAAACAACGGTGTGCAAATTGCTTCATGACGTTCAACTGTGCAGAAGAGCTGCAGAGTCACCTCCAGCGCTGCTCCAACCTCTTTGGCTTTGACTCCGATGACGAGG GAAATAGTTGA